Proteins encoded by one window of Serratia nevei:
- the yihA gene encoding ribosome biogenesis GTP-binding protein YihA/YsxC, whose amino-acid sequence MTSKNYNYHVTHFVTSAPDIRHLPGDAGIEVAFAGRSNAGKSSALNTLTNQKSLARTSKTPGRTQLINLFEVEDGIRLVDLPGYGYAEVPEEMKRKWQRALGEYLQMRNSLKGLVVLMDIRHPLKDLDQQMIQWAVDVGTPVLVLLTKADKLASGARKAQLNMVREAVLPFMGDIQVEAFSSLKKIGVDKLRQKLDTWFNEIPPEVLPEDEAGE is encoded by the coding sequence TTGACCAGCAAGAACTACAACTATCATGTGACCCATTTCGTCACCAGCGCACCCGATATTCGCCATCTGCCGGGGGATGCAGGAATTGAAGTCGCCTTTGCCGGCCGTTCCAACGCCGGGAAATCCAGCGCGCTGAATACCCTGACCAACCAAAAAAGCCTGGCGCGCACCAGTAAGACACCGGGGCGCACCCAGCTGATCAACCTGTTCGAAGTGGAAGACGGCATCCGCCTGGTCGACCTGCCGGGTTACGGCTACGCCGAAGTGCCGGAAGAGATGAAGCGCAAATGGCAGCGCGCGCTGGGCGAATACCTGCAGATGCGCAACAGCCTGAAAGGCCTGGTGGTGCTGATGGATATCCGCCATCCGCTGAAAGATCTCGACCAGCAGATGATCCAGTGGGCGGTCGACGTCGGCACCCCGGTGCTGGTGCTGCTGACCAAGGCCGACAAACTGGCCTCCGGCGCACGCAAGGCGCAGCTCAATATGGTGCGTGAAGCGGTGCTGCCGTTTATGGGGGATATCCAGGTTGAAGCCTTCTCGTCGCTGAAGAAGATCGGCGTCGACAAGCTGCGCCAGAAGCTGGATACCTGGTTTAACGAGATCCCGCCGGAAGTGCTGCCGGAAGACGAAGCCGGCGAATAA
- the polA gene encoding DNA polymerase I: MAQIAENPLILVDGSSYLYRAYHAFPPLTNSAGEPTGAMYGVLNMLRSLLLQYQPSHVAVVFDAKGKTFRDELFAEYKSHRPPMPDDLRAQIEPLHSMVKAMGLPLLVTPGVEADDVIGTLALEAEKAGHAVLISTGDKDMAQLVTPNVTLINTMNNTILGPQEVCDKYGIPPELIIDFLALMGDSSDNIPGVPGVGEKTAQALLQGIGGLDALYGNLESIATLSFRGAKTMAAKLEQNKEVAYLSYKLATIKTDVELDLTCAELTVSEPDVDTLQQLFKQYEFKRWLADVEAGVWLENKKGAGAKAAGAAKPAAAAEAPKALAEAKLSQEGYVTILDEATFTDWLARLKKADVFAFDTETDGLDTLTANLIGLSFAIAPGEAAYLPVAHDYLDAPPQLDRAYVLEALKPLLEDDKALKVGQNLKFDMSLLARYGIEMRGIAYDTMLESYVLDSVGGRHDMDSLADRYLGHKTITFEEIAGKGKNQLTFNQIALEQAAPYAAEDADVTLQLHLAMWPQLKQSAELLTVFNEIEMPLLPVLSHIERTGVLIDPAILSAHSQELAKRLAELEAQAHELAEEPFNLASTKQLQAILYEKQKLPVLKKTPGGAPSTNEEVLAELALDYPLPKVILEYRGLAKLKTTYTDKLPLMINPVSGRVHTSYHQAVTATGRLSSSDPNLQNIPVRNDEGRRIRQAFIAPEGYRIVAADYSQIELRIMAHLSQDEGLLKAFAEGKDIHRATASEVFGVPLDKVTGEQRRSAKAINFGLIYGMSAFGLARQLGIPRGEAQRYMDLYFERYPGVLDYMERTRQQASEQGYVSTLDGRRLYLPDVRSSNAMRRKAAERAAINAPMQGTAADIIKRAMIEVDAWLQGQEKPLVRAIMQVHDELVFEVHESVIEEASQRIRQLMEGSMTLAVPLKVDVGVGMNWDEAH; this comes from the coding sequence ATGGCCCAGATTGCAGAAAACCCACTAATCCTGGTTGACGGTTCCTCCTACCTCTACCGCGCTTATCACGCCTTCCCGCCGCTGACTAACTCGGCGGGCGAGCCGACCGGCGCGATGTACGGCGTGCTGAATATGCTGCGCAGCCTGTTGCTGCAGTATCAACCGAGCCACGTTGCCGTGGTGTTTGATGCCAAAGGGAAGACTTTCCGCGATGAGCTGTTCGCCGAATACAAGTCGCACCGGCCGCCGATGCCGGACGATCTGCGAGCGCAGATCGAGCCGTTGCACAGCATGGTCAAGGCGATGGGCCTGCCGCTGCTGGTGACGCCCGGCGTTGAGGCGGACGACGTTATCGGTACGCTGGCGCTGGAGGCCGAAAAGGCCGGCCACGCGGTGCTGATCAGCACCGGCGACAAAGACATGGCGCAGCTGGTGACACCGAACGTCACCCTGATCAACACCATGAACAACACGATCCTCGGCCCGCAGGAAGTGTGCGACAAGTACGGTATTCCGCCGGAGCTGATCATCGACTTCCTGGCGTTGATGGGCGATTCATCGGACAACATTCCCGGCGTGCCGGGCGTGGGCGAGAAAACCGCCCAGGCGTTGCTGCAGGGCATCGGTGGGCTGGATGCTTTGTACGGCAATCTGGAGAGCATCGCCACGCTGAGCTTCCGCGGTGCCAAAACCATGGCGGCCAAGCTGGAGCAGAATAAAGAGGTCGCGTATCTCTCCTATAAGCTGGCGACGATCAAAACCGACGTCGAGCTGGATCTGACCTGCGCTGAGCTGACGGTGTCCGAGCCGGATGTCGATACGCTGCAACAGCTGTTCAAACAGTACGAGTTCAAACGCTGGTTGGCGGACGTGGAAGCCGGCGTATGGCTGGAAAACAAGAAAGGCGCGGGTGCGAAAGCTGCCGGCGCCGCCAAACCGGCCGCCGCGGCGGAAGCGCCGAAGGCGCTGGCGGAGGCCAAGCTGTCCCAGGAGGGGTATGTCACTATCCTGGATGAAGCGACCTTTACCGACTGGCTGGCGCGGCTGAAAAAGGCCGACGTGTTTGCCTTCGATACCGAAACCGACGGCCTGGATACCCTGACCGCCAACCTGATCGGCCTGTCCTTCGCGATAGCACCGGGCGAAGCGGCTTATTTGCCGGTGGCGCACGATTATCTGGATGCCCCGCCACAGCTGGATCGCGCCTACGTGCTGGAAGCGCTCAAGCCGCTGCTGGAGGACGATAAAGCGCTGAAGGTCGGGCAAAACCTGAAGTTCGATATGAGCCTGCTGGCGCGCTACGGCATTGAGATGCGTGGTATCGCCTACGACACCATGCTGGAGTCCTATGTGCTGGACAGCGTCGGCGGCCGTCATGATATGGACAGCCTGGCCGATCGTTATCTGGGCCACAAAACCATCACCTTCGAAGAAATCGCCGGCAAGGGCAAGAACCAGCTGACGTTCAACCAGATCGCCCTGGAGCAGGCGGCGCCTTACGCTGCCGAAGACGCGGATGTCACGCTGCAGCTGCACCTGGCGATGTGGCCGCAGCTGAAGCAGAGCGCAGAGCTGCTGACGGTGTTCAACGAGATTGAAATGCCGCTGCTGCCGGTGCTCTCGCATATTGAACGCACCGGGGTGCTGATCGATCCGGCCATTTTGTCGGCCCACTCCCAGGAGCTGGCCAAGCGTCTGGCGGAACTGGAGGCGCAGGCCCATGAGCTGGCGGAAGAGCCGTTCAACCTGGCGTCGACCAAGCAGCTGCAGGCTATCTTGTACGAAAAACAAAAGCTGCCGGTGCTGAAGAAAACCCCGGGCGGGGCGCCCTCCACTAACGAAGAAGTGCTGGCCGAGCTGGCGCTGGACTACCCGCTGCCGAAGGTGATCCTGGAATACCGCGGCCTGGCGAAGCTGAAGACCACCTATACCGACAAGCTGCCGCTGATGATCAATCCGGTCAGCGGCCGGGTGCATACTTCGTATCATCAGGCGGTGACCGCGACCGGGCGTCTCTCCTCGAGCGATCCGAACCTGCAGAACATCCCGGTGCGCAACGACGAAGGGCGACGCATTCGCCAGGCCTTTATCGCGCCGGAAGGTTACCGCATCGTCGCGGCCGACTACTCGCAGATCGAGCTGCGCATCATGGCGCATCTGTCACAGGATGAAGGGCTGCTGAAGGCCTTCGCCGAAGGGAAAGACATTCACCGCGCCACGGCGTCGGAAGTCTTCGGCGTGCCGTTGGATAAAGTGACCGGCGAACAGCGCCGCAGCGCCAAGGCGATTAACTTCGGTCTGATTTACGGCATGAGCGCCTTCGGCCTGGCGCGTCAGCTGGGGATCCCGCGTGGGGAAGCCCAGCGCTATATGGATCTGTACTTCGAGCGTTACCCGGGCGTGCTGGACTACATGGAGCGTACCCGCCAGCAGGCTTCCGAACAGGGCTATGTCAGCACGCTGGATGGGCGCCGCCTGTATCTGCCGGACGTCCGCTCCAGCAACGCCATGCGCCGCAAGGCGGCCGAGCGTGCCGCCATCAACGCCCCGATGCAGGGCACGGCGGCCGATATTATCAAGCGTGCGATGATCGAGGTCGACGCCTGGCTGCAAGGGCAGGAGAAGCCGCTGGTGCGCGCGATCATGCAGGTGCACGATGAATTGGTGTTTGAGGTGCACGAGTCGGTGATCGAAGAAGCCAGCCAACGTATCCGCCAATTGATGGAGGGCAGCATGACGCTGGCGGTGCCGTTGAAGGTCGACGTGGGCGTCGGCATGAACTGGGATGAGGCGCACTGA
- a CDS encoding acyltransferase — MPRLLTPVIFIISVILTILVTVLCSIPITLAGIVKLLVPIPAVWRYISAFADFMMWCWCQGLALLLRINGQLRWDIEGLEGLDRKNWYLLISNHESWSDIVVLCVLFRNHIPMNKYFLKQQLAWVPFVGLACWALDMPFMKRYSRAYLLKHPEKRGKDIETTRRSCEKFRQRPTTIVNFVEGSRFTEAKKIKSNSPYRNLLAPKAAGIAFTLSALGNQFDKVLNVTLLYPENNQRPFMDMLCGRLTRIVVRIETLPIDETLHGDYFNDKQFKRRFQLWLNTLWQEKDRLLDKLKRQYG; from the coding sequence ATGCCAAGATTGTTAACGCCTGTTATCTTTATCATTTCCGTCATACTCACGATTCTGGTGACGGTGTTGTGCTCCATCCCCATCACGCTGGCCGGCATCGTGAAACTCCTGGTGCCCATTCCCGCCGTTTGGCGATATATCTCGGCTTTTGCCGATTTCATGATGTGGTGCTGGTGTCAGGGGCTGGCGCTGTTATTGCGCATTAACGGGCAATTACGTTGGGATATTGAAGGGCTGGAGGGGCTGGATCGAAAAAACTGGTATCTGCTGATCAGCAACCACGAAAGTTGGTCGGACATTGTCGTATTGTGCGTGCTGTTCAGAAATCATATTCCAATGAATAAGTACTTCCTCAAGCAACAGTTAGCCTGGGTGCCTTTTGTCGGTCTGGCCTGTTGGGCGCTGGACATGCCATTCATGAAGCGTTACTCCCGCGCCTATTTACTCAAGCATCCGGAGAAACGCGGCAAGGATATCGAAACGACGCGCCGTTCCTGCGAAAAATTCCGTCAGCGTCCAACCACCATCGTCAATTTCGTCGAGGGTTCGCGCTTCACGGAAGCCAAGAAAATTAAAAGCAATTCGCCGTATCGCAATTTGCTGGCGCCCAAAGCCGCCGGCATTGCGTTTACGCTCAGCGCACTGGGCAATCAGTTCGACAAAGTGTTGAACGTTACCCTGCTCTATCCGGAAAATAACCAACGGCCCTTTATGGATATGCTGTGTGGGCGGCTGACGCGTATCGTGGTAAGAATAGAAACGCTGCCGATCGATGAAACCCTGCACGGGGACTACTTCAACGACAAACAGTTCAAGCGGCGCTTCCAGCTGTGGCTGAATACGCTGTGGCAGGAAAAAGATCGGTTGCTGGATAAATTGAAGCGGCAATACGGGTAA
- the dsbA gene encoding thiol:disulfide interchange protein DsbA: MKKIWLALVGMVMAFSASAAQFSDGAQYVTLDKPVTGEPQVLEFFSFYCPHCYQFEQVYHVSENVKKALPAGTKMTKYHVEFLGPLGKQLTQAWAVAMALGVEDKVSPLMFEAVQKTQTVQTPDDIRNVFVKAGVTAADYDAAWNSFVVKSLVVQQEKAAEDLQLRGVPAVFVNGKYMVKNDGLDTSSMDAYVKQFADVVKFLSQQK; this comes from the coding sequence ATGAAAAAAATATGGTTGGCGCTCGTTGGCATGGTGATGGCATTCAGTGCCTCGGCGGCACAGTTTAGCGATGGCGCTCAGTACGTGACCCTGGACAAGCCGGTGACCGGCGAGCCGCAGGTGCTGGAGTTCTTCTCCTTCTACTGCCCGCACTGCTACCAGTTCGAGCAGGTCTATCACGTGTCTGAAAACGTGAAGAAGGCCTTGCCTGCCGGCACCAAAATGACCAAGTACCACGTGGAGTTCCTGGGGCCGTTGGGCAAACAGCTGACTCAGGCATGGGCGGTTGCGATGGCGCTGGGCGTGGAAGACAAAGTAAGCCCGCTGATGTTTGAAGCGGTACAGAAAACCCAGACCGTGCAAACGCCGGACGATATCCGTAACGTCTTCGTGAAAGCGGGCGTGACCGCCGCTGATTATGACGCGGCCTGGAACAGCTTCGTGGTGAAATCTCTGGTGGTTCAACAGGAGAAAGCCGCGGAAGATCTGCAGCTGCGCGGTGTGCCGGCGGTATTCGTGAACGGCAAATACATGGTTAAAAACGATGGCCTGGACACCAGCTCGATGGACGCGTACGTGAAGCAGTTCGCCGACGTGGTTAAATTCCTTAGCCAGCAGAAATAA
- a CDS encoding serine/threonine protein kinase: MNNSAFNFDTLSPDLIMDALEGVGLRVDSGLTALNSYENRVYQFMDEDRRRYVVKFYRPERWSAAQIGEEHQFALDLAKAEIPAVAPLALQGATLHTHAGFFFTLFPSVGGRQYEIDNLDQLEWVGRFLGRIHQVGGERLFAERPTMGVEEYLTAPRQVLAGCELLPAAQREGFLQATDNLIAAIKPHWHLNWQPRRLHGDCHPGNILWRDGPLFVDLDDARNGPAVQDLWMLLHGERRDQLMQLDVLLEAYGEFAEFDQRELALIEPLRAMRMVYYLAWVARRWQDPAFPKSFPWMAESDFWLSQTAAFTEQVKLLQEPPLQLTPMY, from the coding sequence ATGAATAACTCTGCTTTTAATTTCGACACTCTGTCGCCCGACTTGATTATGGACGCGCTAGAAGGGGTTGGCCTGCGCGTCGACTCCGGTCTGACGGCGCTGAACAGCTACGAGAACCGCGTCTATCAGTTTATGGACGAAGATCGCCGGCGCTACGTGGTGAAGTTTTACCGCCCGGAGCGCTGGAGCGCTGCGCAGATCGGTGAGGAGCACCAGTTCGCTCTGGATCTGGCGAAGGCGGAGATCCCGGCGGTAGCGCCGTTGGCGTTGCAAGGCGCTACGCTGCATACGCACGCTGGGTTCTTCTTTACCCTGTTCCCCAGCGTGGGCGGGCGGCAGTACGAGATAGACAACCTGGATCAGTTGGAATGGGTGGGTCGTTTCTTGGGGCGTATCCATCAGGTCGGTGGTGAGCGTTTGTTCGCCGAGCGGCCGACGATGGGGGTTGAAGAGTATCTCACCGCCCCGCGTCAGGTGTTGGCCGGTTGCGAGCTGTTGCCGGCAGCGCAGCGTGAGGGGTTCCTGCAGGCGACGGATAACCTGATCGCGGCGATTAAGCCGCACTGGCATCTGAACTGGCAGCCGCGCCGTTTGCACGGTGATTGCCATCCGGGCAATATTCTGTGGCGCGACGGCCCGCTGTTCGTCGATCTTGATGACGCACGTAATGGCCCTGCGGTGCAGGACTTGTGGATGCTGCTGCACGGCGAACGCCGCGATCAACTGATGCAGTTGGACGTCTTGCTGGAGGCGTACGGTGAATTTGCCGAGTTCGATCAGCGCGAGTTGGCGTTGATCGAGCCGCTGCGGGCGATGCGCATGGTGTATTACCTGGCCTGGGTCGCCCGCCGTTGGCAGGATCCGGCCTTTCCTAAGAGTTTTCCGTGGATGGCGGAGTCTGATTTCTGGTTGTCTCAGACTGCGGCCTTCACCGAACAGGTTAAGCTGTTGCAGGAGCCTCCTCTGCAGCTGACGCCAATGTATTGA
- a CDS encoding YihD family protein, with translation MKTHRVNELIELLHPAWQEDPDLNLMQFLQKLAKEAGFQGELSELSDDILIYHLKMRGSAGTDQIPGLKKDYEEDFKTALLRARGVIKD, from the coding sequence ATGAAAACGCATCGCGTAAACGAGTTGATCGAGCTGTTGCACCCGGCCTGGCAGGAAGATCCCGATCTCAATTTGATGCAGTTTTTGCAAAAACTGGCGAAGGAAGCGGGCTTCCAGGGCGAGTTGTCCGAGCTGAGCGATGATATTCTTATTTACCACCTGAAAATGCGCGGCAGCGCCGGCACGGATCAGATCCCGGGCCTGAAGAAAGATTACGAAGAAGATTTTAAAACGGCGCTGTTGCGCGCTCGCGGGGTTATTAAGGACTGA
- the mobA gene encoding molybdenum cofactor guanylyltransferase MobA: MHKEISGVILAGGRATRMGGEDKGLVSIGGIALYQYVLARLRPQVASVAISANRNQARYQASGLPVIGDLTPDFAGPLAGMLAGLKQSPNEWVAFVPCDVPDFPADLVAQLWQQKGAAPAAFASDGERDHPTLALLHTQTAPQLADYLAQGERKLMLFLHQIGAQRVVFSGQQAAFHNLNTPEDCRNWQQARELKK, encoded by the coding sequence ATGCATAAAGAAATCAGCGGCGTAATTTTGGCCGGCGGGCGAGCCACGCGCATGGGCGGTGAGGATAAAGGCCTGGTGTCGATTGGCGGTATCGCACTCTATCAGTATGTTCTGGCCCGGTTACGGCCGCAGGTGGCTTCCGTCGCCATCAGCGCCAACCGCAATCAGGCACGCTACCAGGCGAGCGGTTTGCCGGTGATTGGCGATCTGACGCCCGATTTCGCCGGGCCGTTGGCCGGGATGCTCGCCGGGCTCAAGCAATCTCCCAACGAGTGGGTGGCCTTCGTCCCTTGTGACGTCCCCGACTTTCCCGCCGACTTAGTCGCGCAGCTATGGCAGCAAAAAGGCGCAGCGCCAGCGGCCTTTGCCAGCGATGGTGAACGAGATCACCCTACGCTGGCGTTATTGCATACCCAAACAGCGCCGCAGCTGGCTGACTATCTGGCGCAGGGTGAACGTAAGCTGATGCTGTTCTTGCATCAGATCGGCGCACAACGCGTGGTGTTCAGTGGGCAACAAGCGGCATTTCATAACCTGAATACGCCGGAAGACTGCCGGAATTGGCAGCAAGCACGCGAGCTAAAGAAATGA
- the mobB gene encoding molybdopterin-guanine dinucleotide biosynthesis protein MobB has product MNRSLPPLLAIGAYSGTGKTTLLKQLIPMLKQRQVRVGLIKHTHHDMDVDTPGKDSYELRKAGADQTLVASDRRWALMTETPEQQPLDLRYLAERFDADKVDLILVEGFKHEPVSKILLYRAEIGRPLEGMLDQFVVAVASDRPLSIAAKQLDLNQPESIADFIVEWLNGAA; this is encoded by the coding sequence ATGAATCGTTCATTGCCCCCCTTGCTGGCCATCGGTGCCTATAGCGGAACGGGAAAAACCACCCTGCTCAAACAGCTGATCCCGATGCTGAAACAGCGCCAGGTGAGGGTTGGGTTGATAAAGCATACGCATCATGACATGGATGTGGATACGCCGGGCAAAGACAGCTATGAGCTGCGCAAAGCGGGTGCCGACCAAACGCTGGTCGCCAGCGATCGCCGCTGGGCATTAATGACCGAAACGCCGGAACAACAACCTTTGGACCTGCGCTACCTGGCAGAACGTTTTGATGCCGATAAGGTCGATTTGATTCTGGTGGAAGGGTTCAAACATGAGCCGGTCAGCAAGATCCTGCTTTATCGGGCCGAGATCGGCAGACCGTTGGAAGGCATGCTGGATCAGTTTGTCGTGGCGGTAGCCAGCGATCGGCCGCTATCCATCGCGGCTAAGCAATTGGATCTCAATCAACCGGAAAGCATCGCCGATTTTATTGTCGAGTGGTTGAACGGCGCAGCGTAG